One genomic window of Ammospiza nelsoni isolate bAmmNel1 chromosome 4, bAmmNel1.pri, whole genome shotgun sequence includes the following:
- the PTPRA gene encoding receptor-type tyrosine-protein phosphatase alpha isoform X1, producing MIIKVNMDLWLFLLLLGSGLISVGANNVTTEPPTTASTSPRSPTKAPTAGPEDGTTPNTHRLNMSTPGTVPTTAPKPPPTTAARISPNATTGSLNISSTLGTTQPVPPAPSLLPSVTPSAPRATVPSTEAETTERNFSMLVTTQETSSASHNGNSDRRDETPIIAVMVALSSLLVIVFIIIVLYMLRFKKYKQAGSHSNSFRLSNGRTDDTEPQSMPLLARSPSTNRKYPPLPVDKLEEEINRRMADDNKLFREEFNALPACPIQATCEAASKEENKEKNRYVNILPYDHSRVHLTPVEGVPDSDYINASFINGYQEKNKFIAAQGPKEETVNDFWRMIWEQNTATIVMVTNLKERKECKCAQYWPDQGCWTYGNIRVSVEDVTVLVDYTVRKFCIQQVGDVTNKKPQRLVTQFHFTSWPDFGVPFTPIGMLKFLKKVKTCNPQYAGAIVVHCSAGVGRTGTFIVIDAMLDMMHTERKVDVYGFVSRIRAQRCQMVQTDMQYVFIYQALLEHYLYGDTELEVTSLEIHLQKIYNKVPGTSSNGLEEEFKKLTSIKIQNDKMRTGNLPANMKKNRVLQIIPYEFNRVIIPVKRGEENTDYVNASFIDGYRQKDSYIASQGPLQHTIEDFWRMIWEWKSCSIVMLTELEERGQEKCAQYWPSDGSVSYGDITVELKKEEECESYTVRDLLVTNTRENKSRQIRQFHFHGWPEVGIPGDGKGMINIIAAVQKQQQQSGNHPITVHCSAGAGRTGTFCALSTVLERVKAEAILDVFQTVKSLRLQRPHMVQTLEQYEFCYKVVQEYIDAFSDYANFK from the exons GTCAACATGGATTTGTGGCTCTTTCTCCTTTTGCTCGGAAGTGGCCTGATAAGTGTAGGTGCTAACAACGTTACAACAG AGCCACCCACAACAGCGTCCACCTCCCCCAGGAGCCCCACCAAAGCTCCCACAGCAGGTCCTGAGGATGGGACCACGCCCAACACACACAGGCTCAACATGAGCACTCCGGGGACTGTTCCTACCACAGCGCCAAAACCTCCTCCAACCACAGCTGCCAGAATCTCCCCCAATGCCACCACTGGCAGCCTCAACATCTCCTCCACGCTGGGGACAACCCAGCCTGTGCCTCCAGCCCCGTCCCTGCTCCCCAGCGTGACGCCGTCGGCCCCACGCGCCACCGTCCCCAGCACGGAGGCAGAGACCACAGAGAGGAATTTCAGCATGCTGGTGACAACACAGGAGACCTCTTCTGCTTCCCACAATG gtAACTCTGACAGAAGAG ATGAGACTCCCATTATAGCTGTGATGGTGGCCCTGTCCTCCCTCCTAGTCAtagtatttattattattgttctGTACATGTTGAG GTTCAAGAAATACAAGCAGGCAGGGAGCCACTCCAACTCCTTCCGTCTGTCCAACGGCCGGACAGACGACACAG agccccagagtaTGCCCCTGCTGGCCCGCTCGCCCAGCACCAACCGCAAGTATCCCCCGCTGCCCGTGGACAAGCTGGAGGAGGAGATCAATCGCCGCATGGCCGATGACAACAAGCTCTTCAGGGAGGAGTTCAAC gctctcccagcctgtcccatcCAGGCCACATGTGAAGCTGCTTCCAAGGAGGAGAACAAGGAGAAGAACAGATATGTGAACATTTTGCCCT ATGATCATTCCAGGGTTCACCTGACTCCTGTGGAAGGGGTCCCTGACTCCGACTACATCAACGCCTCCTTCATCAAT GGGtaccaagagaaaaacaaattcattGCTGCACAAG gACCAAAGGAAGAAACAGTGAACGATTTTTGGAGGATGATTTGGGAGCAGAACACAGCGACAATTGTCATGGTGACCAACctgaaggagaggaaagag TGTAAATGTGCTCAGTACTGGCCAGACCAGGGCTGTTGGACCTACGGGAACATCCGAGTGTCCGTGGAGGACGTGACCGTGCTGGTGGATTACACCGTGCGCAAGTTCTGCATCCAGCAG GTGGGAGATGTCACAAACAAGAAGCCACAGCGCCTGGTGACCCAGTTCCACTTCACCAGCTGGCCCGACTTTGGGGTGCCCTTCACCCCCATTGGGATGCTGAAATTCCTGAAGAAGGTGAAGACCTGCAATCCCCAATATGCAGGGGCCATAGTGGTGCACTGCAG TGCCGGGGTGGGCCGCACGGGCACGTTCATCGTCATCGACGCCATGCTGGACATGATGCACACGGAGAGGAAGGTCGATGTCTACGGCTTCGTCAGCCGCATCCGCGCCCAGCGCTGCCAGATGGTACAGACAGAT ATGCAGTATGTGTTCATATACCAAGCACTTCTGGAGCACTATCTGTACGGTGACACGGAGCTGGAGGTGACCTCCTTAGAGATCCACCTCCAGAAGATCTACAACAAAGTGCCAGGGACCAGCAGCAACGGGCTGGAGGAGGAGTTCAAG AAGCTCACTTCAATCAAAATCCAGAATGACAAGATGAGAACGGGCAACTTGCCAGCCAACATGAAGAAGAACAGGGTGCTTCAGATAATTCCAT ATGAGTTCAACCGAGTAATCATTCCAGTGAAGAGAGGGGAGGAGAACACAGACTATGTCAACGCTTCCTTCATTGAT GGCTATCGCCAGAAGGATTCCTACATCGCCAGCCAGGGGCCGCTGCAGCACACGATAGAGGACTTCTGGAGGATGATCTGGGAGTGGAAATCCTGCTCCATAGTGATGCtgacagagctggaggagagaggCCAG GAGAAGTGTGCCCAGTACTGGCCGTCCGACGGCTCCGTGTCCTACGGGGACATCACGGTGGAGctgaagaaggaggaggagtgtGAGAGCTACACAGTGAGGGACCTGCTGGTGACCAACACCAGG GAGAACAAGAGCCGACAGATCCGGCAGTTTCACTTCCATGGCTGGCCAGAGGTTGGGATCCCCGGGGATGGGAAGGGGATGATCAACATCATTGCAGCggtgcagaagcagcagcagcagtctgGAAACCACCCCATCACTGTGCACTGCAG tgctggagcaggaagaACGGGCACCTTCTGTGCACTGAGCACTGTCCTGGAGAGGGTGAAGGCAGAGGCCATCCTCGATGTCTTTCAGACAGTCAAGAGTTTAAGACTACAGAGGCCACACATGGTGCAGACACTG GAACAGTACGAATTCTGCTACAAGGTGGTGCAGGAATACATCGACGCCTTCTCAGACTACGCCAACTTCAagtga
- the PTPRA gene encoding receptor-type tyrosine-protein phosphatase alpha isoform X2, whose product MDLWLFLLLLGSGLISVGANNVTTEPPTTASTSPRSPTKAPTAGPEDGTTPNTHRLNMSTPGTVPTTAPKPPPTTAARISPNATTGSLNISSTLGTTQPVPPAPSLLPSVTPSAPRATVPSTEAETTERNFSMLVTTQETSSASHNGNSDRRDETPIIAVMVALSSLLVIVFIIIVLYMLRFKKYKQAGSHSNSFRLSNGRTDDTEPQSMPLLARSPSTNRKYPPLPVDKLEEEINRRMADDNKLFREEFNALPACPIQATCEAASKEENKEKNRYVNILPYDHSRVHLTPVEGVPDSDYINASFINGYQEKNKFIAAQGPKEETVNDFWRMIWEQNTATIVMVTNLKERKECKCAQYWPDQGCWTYGNIRVSVEDVTVLVDYTVRKFCIQQVGDVTNKKPQRLVTQFHFTSWPDFGVPFTPIGMLKFLKKVKTCNPQYAGAIVVHCSAGVGRTGTFIVIDAMLDMMHTERKVDVYGFVSRIRAQRCQMVQTDMQYVFIYQALLEHYLYGDTELEVTSLEIHLQKIYNKVPGTSSNGLEEEFKKLTSIKIQNDKMRTGNLPANMKKNRVLQIIPYEFNRVIIPVKRGEENTDYVNASFIDGYRQKDSYIASQGPLQHTIEDFWRMIWEWKSCSIVMLTELEERGQEKCAQYWPSDGSVSYGDITVELKKEEECESYTVRDLLVTNTRENKSRQIRQFHFHGWPEVGIPGDGKGMINIIAAVQKQQQQSGNHPITVHCSAGAGRTGTFCALSTVLERVKAEAILDVFQTVKSLRLQRPHMVQTLEQYEFCYKVVQEYIDAFSDYANFK is encoded by the exons ATGGATTTGTGGCTCTTTCTCCTTTTGCTCGGAAGTGGCCTGATAAGTGTAGGTGCTAACAACGTTACAACAG AGCCACCCACAACAGCGTCCACCTCCCCCAGGAGCCCCACCAAAGCTCCCACAGCAGGTCCTGAGGATGGGACCACGCCCAACACACACAGGCTCAACATGAGCACTCCGGGGACTGTTCCTACCACAGCGCCAAAACCTCCTCCAACCACAGCTGCCAGAATCTCCCCCAATGCCACCACTGGCAGCCTCAACATCTCCTCCACGCTGGGGACAACCCAGCCTGTGCCTCCAGCCCCGTCCCTGCTCCCCAGCGTGACGCCGTCGGCCCCACGCGCCACCGTCCCCAGCACGGAGGCAGAGACCACAGAGAGGAATTTCAGCATGCTGGTGACAACACAGGAGACCTCTTCTGCTTCCCACAATG gtAACTCTGACAGAAGAG ATGAGACTCCCATTATAGCTGTGATGGTGGCCCTGTCCTCCCTCCTAGTCAtagtatttattattattgttctGTACATGTTGAG GTTCAAGAAATACAAGCAGGCAGGGAGCCACTCCAACTCCTTCCGTCTGTCCAACGGCCGGACAGACGACACAG agccccagagtaTGCCCCTGCTGGCCCGCTCGCCCAGCACCAACCGCAAGTATCCCCCGCTGCCCGTGGACAAGCTGGAGGAGGAGATCAATCGCCGCATGGCCGATGACAACAAGCTCTTCAGGGAGGAGTTCAAC gctctcccagcctgtcccatcCAGGCCACATGTGAAGCTGCTTCCAAGGAGGAGAACAAGGAGAAGAACAGATATGTGAACATTTTGCCCT ATGATCATTCCAGGGTTCACCTGACTCCTGTGGAAGGGGTCCCTGACTCCGACTACATCAACGCCTCCTTCATCAAT GGGtaccaagagaaaaacaaattcattGCTGCACAAG gACCAAAGGAAGAAACAGTGAACGATTTTTGGAGGATGATTTGGGAGCAGAACACAGCGACAATTGTCATGGTGACCAACctgaaggagaggaaagag TGTAAATGTGCTCAGTACTGGCCAGACCAGGGCTGTTGGACCTACGGGAACATCCGAGTGTCCGTGGAGGACGTGACCGTGCTGGTGGATTACACCGTGCGCAAGTTCTGCATCCAGCAG GTGGGAGATGTCACAAACAAGAAGCCACAGCGCCTGGTGACCCAGTTCCACTTCACCAGCTGGCCCGACTTTGGGGTGCCCTTCACCCCCATTGGGATGCTGAAATTCCTGAAGAAGGTGAAGACCTGCAATCCCCAATATGCAGGGGCCATAGTGGTGCACTGCAG TGCCGGGGTGGGCCGCACGGGCACGTTCATCGTCATCGACGCCATGCTGGACATGATGCACACGGAGAGGAAGGTCGATGTCTACGGCTTCGTCAGCCGCATCCGCGCCCAGCGCTGCCAGATGGTACAGACAGAT ATGCAGTATGTGTTCATATACCAAGCACTTCTGGAGCACTATCTGTACGGTGACACGGAGCTGGAGGTGACCTCCTTAGAGATCCACCTCCAGAAGATCTACAACAAAGTGCCAGGGACCAGCAGCAACGGGCTGGAGGAGGAGTTCAAG AAGCTCACTTCAATCAAAATCCAGAATGACAAGATGAGAACGGGCAACTTGCCAGCCAACATGAAGAAGAACAGGGTGCTTCAGATAATTCCAT ATGAGTTCAACCGAGTAATCATTCCAGTGAAGAGAGGGGAGGAGAACACAGACTATGTCAACGCTTCCTTCATTGAT GGCTATCGCCAGAAGGATTCCTACATCGCCAGCCAGGGGCCGCTGCAGCACACGATAGAGGACTTCTGGAGGATGATCTGGGAGTGGAAATCCTGCTCCATAGTGATGCtgacagagctggaggagagaggCCAG GAGAAGTGTGCCCAGTACTGGCCGTCCGACGGCTCCGTGTCCTACGGGGACATCACGGTGGAGctgaagaaggaggaggagtgtGAGAGCTACACAGTGAGGGACCTGCTGGTGACCAACACCAGG GAGAACAAGAGCCGACAGATCCGGCAGTTTCACTTCCATGGCTGGCCAGAGGTTGGGATCCCCGGGGATGGGAAGGGGATGATCAACATCATTGCAGCggtgcagaagcagcagcagcagtctgGAAACCACCCCATCACTGTGCACTGCAG tgctggagcaggaagaACGGGCACCTTCTGTGCACTGAGCACTGTCCTGGAGAGGGTGAAGGCAGAGGCCATCCTCGATGTCTTTCAGACAGTCAAGAGTTTAAGACTACAGAGGCCACACATGGTGCAGACACTG GAACAGTACGAATTCTGCTACAAGGTGGTGCAGGAATACATCGACGCCTTCTCAGACTACGCCAACTTCAagtga